One segment of Paenibacillus rhizovicinus DNA contains the following:
- a CDS encoding superoxide dismutase family protein, translating to MNQARLWKGIAASALLLGLAAANPLQALASDHHGGQAPQVTVKLINTKGEEIGSAMLTQKDDAVLVRVEASKLTPGEHGLHFHEMGKCEVPDFKTAGSHFNPAARLHGFNNPKGFHNGDLPNLKADAGGNAKAEFETKVVTLVKGQPNSLLKEGGAALVIHDKADDYATDPSGNSGDRIACGVIQ from the coding sequence ATGAATCAAGCACGATTGTGGAAAGGAATCGCCGCGTCCGCCTTGCTGCTCGGACTCGCGGCCGCGAACCCGTTGCAAGCGCTGGCGAGCGATCATCATGGCGGGCAGGCGCCGCAAGTAACGGTGAAGCTCATCAATACGAAAGGCGAAGAAATCGGCTCCGCGATGCTTACCCAGAAGGATGACGCCGTTCTCGTTCGCGTGGAAGCATCCAAGCTGACGCCGGGCGAACACGGCCTGCATTTCCATGAAATGGGTAAATGCGAAGTGCCCGATTTCAAAACCGCCGGCAGTCATTTCAATCCTGCGGCAAGACTGCATGGCTTCAACAACCCGAAGGGCTTTCATAACGGTGACCTGCCTAACTTGAAAGCGGACGCCGGCGGCAACGCCAAGGCCGAATTCGAAACGAAAGTCGTGACGCTCGTGAAAGGTCAGCCGAATTCGCTTCTCAAAGAAGGCGGCGCAGCGCTCGTCATTCATGACAAAGCCGACGATTACGCAACGGATCCTTCCGGAAACTCCGGCGACCGGATTGCCTGCGGGGTCATTCAATAA
- a CDS encoding cupin domain-containing protein, giving the protein MNDTKTLELSPLVKALDLKPHPEGGWYKELWKASFEIPQDVLGGSYSGARFAATSIYFVLHPHEFSEWHTVLSDELWLWHSGSPLLLSLGGTSDQPHITEEIVIGPDIANGQRPQALVPANVWQKAAPLGDEPVLVSCVVAPGFHYDDFKLIDRK; this is encoded by the coding sequence ATGAACGACACGAAGACGTTGGAATTATCCCCTTTGGTCAAGGCTTTGGACCTGAAGCCGCATCCCGAAGGCGGCTGGTATAAAGAATTATGGAAAGCATCGTTCGAGATCCCGCAGGACGTGCTGGGCGGATCATACTCCGGCGCGCGATTCGCTGCGACGTCTATTTATTTCGTCCTTCATCCCCATGAATTCTCCGAATGGCATACCGTCTTGTCGGACGAGCTCTGGCTATGGCATTCCGGCAGCCCGCTTCTGCTCTCGCTCGGCGGCACGTCGGATCAGCCGCATATAACGGAAGAAATCGTCATCGGCCCCGATATCGCGAACGGCCAGCGGCCGCAAGCGCTCGTACCGGCCAACGTCTGGCAGAAGGCTGCACCGCTCGGCGACGAGCCCGTCCTTGTCTCCTGCGTCGTAGCGCCCGGTTTCCATTACGACGATTTCAAATTGATCGATCGCAAATAG